Below is a genomic region from Homo sapiens chromosome X, GRCh38.p14 Primary Assembly.
gCTACTAgggcagcagaggcaggagaatcacttgaacctgagaggtgcaagcttcagtgagcagagatcgcgtcactgcactccaaaggGGCAGAGATCCATTGTCACTGGGGGACAAAgggagagtccgtctcaaaataaattaattaattaaaattaaaattaaaaattatgtttgttaAGTACCCTGTTAGAAGAGAGTCATATTCAGTATTACAGCTTCTTAGCCTATTGTGTTAATATTTGCCTGTGCTTCAGAACCTTCatagaacacattttcttttggaatataTTTGATTGATAGGAAAGCTTAAACATTGTTTTCACTTTGATGTAGGaacagttgttttgtttgtttcctctagtgctatcaaaataaaatactcattttttgcattaaaaaaatcccACCAGAGCAGTACTCATAGGAGTATTTGATTGAATAACCATGAGACTGGAATCTTGTTGGGGCTTAATTAGAATCCTGCCTACCACACAAGCCACAAGTGGACAGCTGCATACGACAGTCCTGACTGGGACAGCCCTGAAGGACAGTGATGAAGGGAAATCCTCCCAGAGGgaagaactttgagcagtgcaccttCTTGGAGGAGGCATATCCAGACGTGTAAGTATGTATCATGCATAGGCTGTGTCCCACTCATTCGCTGAATTGTCAGGGACTTTGAGAACACACGATTAAAAATGTGCGACAAAgaagtctgagaaaaaaaaaaatatgtggacAGGCCTGTCCAAACGGACATACAATGTGAAGATATTGGGGTCTCATGAGAGTTCTCAGCAAAGGGTATCCTCAGCAGAGCAGAATTTTAATAATCAGATGGATAAGGTACTTATTATCTAGGTATTAATCAGCCTCTTTCCCTAACACGTGTGTCACAATCTTACCGGCTCAACAAACAAAGTGGTCAAACTGGCAGGGTTGGAGATTATGCGCAGTAGCATGGACCTCCACTCACCATGGCAAACCTGGCTACGGTCATTGCTGAGTGAAAAATCTTCCAGGAATGGAGACCAACACTAAGCCCCCAATTTGGCACCAGACTCCAGAATGATCTGCCAGCCACTAGTTGGTATGTGGATTACAATAGATCACTTCTATTATAAAAAGAGAAGTGCTTTCTTCTTACCTGAACAGACATTTAGTCTAGATATGGATTTTCCTTCCCACTTGCAGTGCTTTTGAGAAAACCAATGTTTGTATCTCGGCTTCCAAAATTCTGGAAAGCGCTAGTTCCTCAAGTTCCTAGGGTTATTCATTCTGGAGACTCTAGTATACTCTGCAAGAAAACCTGTAGGCCATCCACCAAAATGCCCAAATGGAGTCACTCTTAAATAACGAGCCCCGCATGTTTCCAGAAACTCTAATTATCAGTGAAAAGTTTACTATAGCAGCGATTTCGCCACCCAGGGCAATTGGAGAATGGCAGATACTAGGGACCATTAACTCTGTGAAAGCTGTAGAAGACTGCAGTCAAGACAGTTACAGAACCAAAAGTGACAGTCTTCTATTTTCGATGTTTGTACAAAGAGGACATACAATTAATAAAGTGGTCGAGGAACAGGTTTCTGCTTTAATACCAAAAACTAACATAGAAACCTGTAAAGGTGTCCAAGTATAGTAATCCTTTTCCTGTGTATTTGGTTAAGATTTAAAACTGAAGCTTTCTTTgttagcttttttaaaattatagatgccagaagggtacatgtacagatttCTCACTTGGATATAATTGCACAGTGCcggggtttgggcttctagtgaactcatcacccaaatagtgaagagagtatccaataggtagtttttcaaccctccgacccgctccctccctcccctctaccTCCATTTTGGAGTCCCCAGAGTCAATGGTTTCTACCTTTATtttcatgtgtacccattgtttagctcccacatatgaatgagaacacgcAGTATCTCATTTTCTGATTATCAGATTTTGCTTCTGCGTTTCACTTAAAAGTGAAGTTTTcaccggacacagtggctcacgcctgtaatcccaggatttgggaggcagaagcgggtggatcacttgaggtcaggagttccagacgagGCTGGCCAAagtggcgaaaccacatctctaccaaaaatacaaaaaatagctggggcCCTGCGCAGTGGCTCGCActtgcactttgggagtctgaggtgggcatatcacttgaggtcaggagtttgagactagcctggccaacatggtgaaactctgtctctactaagaaatacaaacaattagccaggtgtgataatGCAtttctatagtcccagctacacaaggaggctgaggcaagagaactgcttgaacccgggaggtggaggttgcagtgagccgagattgcaccataaACTTAATCAAATTGTTGTTCCAACTGCAGCTGCTGTACTACAAGTGGTTTTGTTGTGTCAGCAACTGTGACATCCCTCGGAACCTGATATACAATACTGATTAGGTGAATGTTTGGCTTTCTTTCAGTAATTGTCGTAAACAAGAATTTCAATTCAGCTAGAAAGGACAGCAATGTACTATCATTTCCTATTTCAAGCTTATATCAACTCTCTAGGTTTATATCCTAAACGAGTTCTTAGGGAAAATGGCCACCTTTCTCTTAAACCAGATGTGACACCATTCTTTGCAGTGATGACATCATGCTGACTGAAAAGGAGGTAGCAACTAATCCAGACATGGTAGCAACACACTTGCAAGACATTATGTGAGAAATAATTCTCACACAAAATCAGGGGCCTTCTAACTGAGTGAAGCATTTAACAATCTGGTAGTCTGGCATGTCAAGATGGTGGTTATAAGGTGAACAGCAAGTTCTTACATCTTGCCTTTCTTACTACTAAATAAGGAACATGAAACGAGTTGCATAATAGATGCTTGTTTTAGCATATACCTAAATGTTGTGCAGTACCGTGGACCCATTGACAAGTGACTGAAACCCTGCTAGCATGGACCGGGGCCCAGAAAAAGAGAAGCTTCCCTAATcctgcacctgtggtctcatGTGGAGTTCCCTGAGACCAGttgactagaaaataaaaaacatcatgCCTGATTTTCATTTGTTACTTCAGAATATGCAGGCACCACATCTGTTAGGTTTGTTACTAATGCAAAAGAAATTGTCCCCGATTcagcagcttaaaataacacaaatatataaGCAGTTCTGTAGATCAGAAATCCATGCAGGCTGGATTGGTTTCTCTGCTTAGGATCTCACAAAATCAAAGTTAGGGTATCAACCAGGCTGCTGACTAACTAAGGACTCAGAGAGAACCTGTTTTCAAGCACATTTGGGTTACGGGCAGGTCTAACTTCTTAAAGTTGTGGAACTGAGGTAGCCGTATACTTGCGGTCTTGGCTGAGGCCACTCTAAGCTACCTGAGACCCCTCCATACCTACTTGGGTGCACCCCTCTATCTTCTAAGCAGTAATGGTGCATCATGATTATGGTGGCTGAGATAAAGCTTATTTACGGGTTTGGCAACATGAACTTTCATTTACCAGGTCCATCTCACTACAGCCACTGCTCACTATTCAATCtgacagcagcagagaccaacactgagtccCCAATATGGCACCATGTCCCAGAGTGGTCAGTCAGCTTCCAGGTAGCACTGTGATTACTTGGGTCTGCTTCCACGATTGAAGGGGTATCACTTTGATCTTCCTCAAATAGACACTTATTCTGCATATGGATTTTCATTCCCACCCATGGAACTTCAAGGAAATCGGTACTGTGGTATGAGGAAAGGCTGTATCCACCGTCGTGGTATTCCACACTGCACCAGTTTTAAACATCAAACTCACTTTACAGGCAATGAAGTATGGGAATGGGCTCATGCTAATGTACTTCACTAGTCTTGTGATGTTCTTCAACATCCTGAAATGGCTGGCTCAATAGAACATTGGAGGACCTTTTAAAGCCTGAGTTGTCATTGCAGCTTTGTGGCAGTGCCTTGTGGGGCTTGGCTGACAATCTAGAAAGTGGCAAAGCTGAATCCTAGCCTCAAGTATATGGAACTATTTCTCCCATAGCCACATTtatgacttcaagaatgaaggagGCAATATGTGGGCCTTCTCTCACTATTACTCCTGGGTATCTAGTAACAAAATGTTGCTTCTTATGCTCAAGAAGCAAACTGTGCACCAAGAAGCCAACTTTTGGCTCTGCTGGACTAGAGGACTTAGTTACACATTGAGGAATTTTTTCAACAGGGGAAACCAAAGTGATTCCACCAAAATGAAAGttgttccgtatgaactttaaagtagttttttccaattctgtgaagaaagtcattggtagcttgatggggatggcattgaatctataaattaccctgggcaatatggccattttcacgatattgattcttcctacccatgagcatggaatgttgttccatttgtttgtgtcctcttttatttcattgagcactggtttgtagttctccttgaagaggtccttcacgtcccttgtaagttggattcctaggtattttattatctttgaagcaattgtgcatgggagttcactcatgatttggctctctgtttgtctgttactggtgtataagaatgcttgtgatttttgcacactgattttggaaccaaaaaagagcccgcattgccaagtcaatcctaagccaaaagaacaaagctggaggcatcacgctacctgacttcaaactatactacaagtctacagtaaccaaaacagcatggtactgttatcaaaacagagatatagaccaatggaacagaacagagccctcagaaataatgctgcatatctacaactatctgatctttgacaaacctgacaaaaacaagaaatggggaaaggattccctatttaataaatggtgctgggaaaactggctagccatatggagaaagatGAAatgggatcccttccttacactttatacaaaaattaattcaagatggattcaagacttacatgttagacctaaaaccataaaaaccctagaagaaaacctaggctataataccattcaggacataggcatgggcaaggacttcacgtctaaaacaccaaaagcaatggcaacaaaagtcaaaattgacaaatgggatctaattaaactaaagagtttctgcacggcaaaagaaactaccatcagagtgaacaggcaacctacagaatgggaggaaatttttgcagtctactcatctgacaaagggctaatatccagaatctacaacgaactcaaacaaatttacaagaaaaaaacaaacaaccccatcaacaagcgggcgaaggatatgaacagatacttctcaaaagaagacatttatgcagccaacagacacatgaaaacatgctcatcatcactggccatcagataaatgcaaatcaaaaccacaatgagataccatctcacaccagttagaatggcaatcattaaaaagtcaggaaacaacaggtgctggagaggatgtggacaaataggaacacttttacactgttggtgggactgtaaactagttcaaccattgtggaagtcagtgtggcgattcctcagggatctagaactagaaataccatttgacccagccatcccattactgagtatatacccaaaggattataaaacatgctgctataaagacacatgcacacgtatgtttattgtggcactattcacaatagcaaagacttggaaccaacccaaatgtccaacaatgatagactggattaagaaaacgtggcacatatacaccatggaatactatgcagccatgaaaaatgatgagttcatgtcctttgtagggacatggatgaagctggaaaccatcattctcagcaaactatcgcaaggacaaaaaaccaaacaccgcatgttctccctcataggtgggaactgaacaatgagaacacatggacacaggaaggggaacatcacacactgggtcctgttgtggggtgtggggaggggggagggatagcattaggagatatacctaatgttaaatgatgagttaatgggtgcagcacacaaaaatggcacatgtatacatatgtaacaaacctgcacgttgtgcacatgtaccctaaaccttaaagtataataaaaaaaaagtacctggcacaattaatatttgttgaataattgaatgaattaattttttaaaaaaaagcatagaatgggctgggtgcagtggctcatgcctgtaatcctagaaccttgggaggctgagatgggcagatcacttgaggccaggtttcgagaccagcctggacaacatggcaaaaccccatctccactaaaaatacaaaaattgcagCGTGATGGCACctgtggtgcacctgtaatcccagctacttcgaaggctgaagcacaaggatcgcttgaactggggTGAGGTCGAGGTGGCAGTGACTTGTGATCGTgtcaccgcactctagcctgggcaacagagcaagattctgtctttaaaaaaaataaaaagcatagaaTGTTCAAGTCCTATCTGGAAACAACAGCCTTACAGGGACTGCTACTGCAGCTCCAAATTATTGTATCAGACCAATCCTATCTAGGAACtacctttattatatatattggATATACCCCCCCACAcacgcatacatatatatatatgggggtgtatatataatatgtgtaatgtgtattatatgtataatggGAGAttagaaagtgtgtgtgtgcatgtatatataccccctaccaacacacacacacacacacacacacacacacacacacattaaaatctCCCATTAGTTCTGCCTTTTCGTTGAAGGCTGATGATACAGATTTCAACATTGAGATCGGGTTCCCACCACACCAGGGGCTAAGGAAGAGTATGTGTGATATGTCTAGAGAGCTTCTTAGTCCTCCCGTGTTTTTCGATTAGAGTTAATGGAAAATCACAGCAACCCCATCCAGGCAGGATATCTAATGGTTCAGACTCTTCCGTAATGAAGGTTTGAGTCATCCTGCCAGGCCAAGCATCATGACCAACTGACATGCTATCTCAGGGCAAAGGGAATGCGAAACGGGTAGCGAAAGAAGGTAGTTATAAACGCCAGCTACATCAGTGTGAGCTGCTGCAGAAACCACGACTGTAATAGTATTTACCTAATGGGTTAATAATATCTACCAGCAcaggtgggaatacaaaataacCAAAACACAAGTTATCCTTTCAAATAAAACGCTTTGGGAAAAAGAACATCTTTTACTAACAGAAATTTCTTAGCCTCTGGAAGGCCAGTTGATTCGGTAACATATGCCAGGAGACTTCAGCAATATCCTGCTCCATTGTAGAAAACAGCAATCTGATCCTTTTCTCTCCTCAATCATTAATGAGATTATGCATTTGGGGTGTGATAATCCTCCAGGGACAAGTATTCTCAAATCATACGTTTCAGTTTCTTCTTAAGGTGCTTAACAAAGTCTCGTCTCATACATctgaagagaaagagacatgTCATTAACCAAAAGATAGCCAAAGAACCTATGCTGTAGGAAGCGCTGTGACAGATAGAAAGATGAAGTAACAGTCAGCATGGAAATAGAAATGTATCTGCATGGTAAGAGGCAGTCTAGCCGGCatagcaaatgctggcaagggtgtggagaaaagggaaccctcatacactgttggtgggaacataaattacTACAAcaactatgaagaacagtttggaggttcctcaaacaactaaaaatggagctatcatatgatccagcaatcccactgctgggtatatacccaagagaaaggaagtcagtgtaccgaagagatatctgcactcccatgtttccTGCACcaccattcacagtagccaagatttggaagcaacctaagtgtccactaacacgtgaatgggtaaagaaaatatggtacatatacaccacagagtactgtttagccataaaaaaaagaatgagattcagtcatttgcaacaacacggatAGAACCGAAGgtccttatgttaagtgaaataagccaggcacagaaagacaaacttcacatgttctcacttatttttggGAGTAAAAGTGTAAAACAACTGAActaatggagatagagagtagaatgacagtTACCAGAGGCTACAAAGGTTagtgggggtggagggtgtgGGAAGTGGGGATGATTAATACGTAGAAGTATGGAATAAATAAGATGTCGTATTTCATAGcccaacagggtgactatagtcggtaataatttaattgcacatttaaaaataatgaagagtaTAATTGTATTCTCCCCGTAACGCAAAGGATAAAAGCTTGAGGTGATAGAAACCCCActtaccttgatgtgattattacacattgttgTCTGTATCACAATATCTCATATAGCCCAGAAATATATGCATCTGCTATGTGCctacacaaattttttaaaaagaggtagtCTAGCAAATACAAAGAGTGTCAATTGAGGGACAATGCGCACCTCagactatggtgaaaatggaagtCTCCATAGTCTTCGAAGAATGAGTTAGACTCAGATAACATTAGCCTAAGTAACTGTGGAGACAGCCGTAACTGTGAGTGAGGACCAGGGTTTGAGAAACGCAAGGCAGGGGCTGTTCCCCAACGCTCACCCCCAGTGCTCTATTGAGCCCAAGTGCTTAAAGAAATTGGACAGTTCCTATTTCTACCCACCTTGCTGCTTCCTTGATGATGGATTCAAAAAATCGTTTCCTGACTGCAGTAGGTCCTTGCACTCCTTCAAGCATTTCGaagattttttcatattctgaagatgttgaaaaaaaaaaacttcagtattatcaaatataaagaagaatagaAGTGAATCTACACCTCAGCAATCATGCTTCAGAGgctgaaatgttttaaatgcttaAATCAAGATACCTGCACATACAAaacctaaataataaaaaagacacctgcacatacATACGAATGTAACTCCTTTAACCATAAccaagtaagaaaagaaaaagaaaaaatgtacatgCTTTAGTCAAAGAAAAGAGGAACCACCATAAATTATGTGCAATCTCAACTCTGGCAAAGAATGAAACTCAACAGGCAACATGAATATCTTCTGAATCATAGAAAGAGAGACTTCCTATAGTTTTATAAAACAGACATTCTTATACTACTTACTTTGTCCAACGCATCGGAGTTCCTTCACTAATTGACGTTTTATATCAGCATTAATTTCTTGTTGGCTTTTGGGAGAGAAGGCTGTTTCTCTGCATTCTAGGTCATCTCCAGAGAAACTGCTGGTAACGTTTCCTCCCA
It encodes:
- the CT45A9 gene encoding cancer/testis antigen family 45 member A9; this encodes MTDKTEKVAVDPETVFKRPRECDSPSYQKRQRMALLARKQGAGDSLIAGSAMSKEKKLMTGHAIPPSQLDSQIDDFTGFSKDRMMQKPGSNAPVGGNVTSSFSGDDLECRETAFSPKSQQEINADIKRQLVKELRCVGQKYEKIFEMLEGVQGPTAVRKRFFESIIKEAARCMRRDFVKHLKKKLKRMI